In one window of bacterium DNA:
- the lptB gene encoding LPS export ABC transporter ATP-binding protein codes for MKNLKARNLAKSYGKRKVVKNVNVEINDGEIVGLLGPNGAGKTTTFYMTLGLIKPEAGNIFLNDEDITHLPTYKRARRGINYLPQEPSIFRNLTVEENIRAILEFNEPGEKRIKERLELLLCEFSLGHLKNNYGYALSGGERRRVEIARSLACNPSFVLLDEPFSGIDPIAVLDIQKLIAKLRERGIGILITDHNVRETLAITDRAYIIAEGEILVSGTAQDLLNNEQARKIYLGESFKM; via the coding sequence ATAAAGAACCTGAAAGCCCGTAATCTGGCGAAATCATACGGGAAAAGAAAAGTAGTTAAAAATGTGAATGTAGAAATTAATGACGGTGAAATAGTAGGCCTTCTCGGCCCGAATGGGGCAGGCAAGACTACTACATTTTACATGACGCTTGGTTTGATAAAACCGGAAGCGGGAAATATATTCCTGAACGATGAAGATATTACTCATTTGCCGACTTATAAAAGAGCGAGGAGAGGCATTAATTATTTACCTCAGGAACCTTCTATTTTCAGAAATTTAACAGTGGAAGAAAATATCAGGGCTATTTTGGAATTTAATGAACCAGGGGAGAAAAGAATTAAAGAGAGGCTTGAATTACTGCTTTGTGAATTTAGTTTAGGGCATTTAAAAAATAATTACGGTTATGCCCTTTCCGGAGGGGAGAGAAGAAGAGTGGAAATAGCAAGGTCATTAGCCTGTAATCCTTCTTTTGTCCTTTTAGATGAACCTTTCTCCGGTATTGACCCCATCGCTGTTTTGGATATCCAGAAATTAATTGCCAAATTAAGGGAAAGGGGGATTGGAATTTTGATCACCGATCATAATGTCAGGGAAACATTGGCTATTACGGACCGGGCATATATTATTGCCGAGGGTGAAATTTTGGTATCAGGGACCGCGCAGGATTTACTTAATAATGAGCAGGCCAGGAAAATTTATTTAGGCGAGAGTTTCAAGATGTAA
- the raiA gene encoding ribosome-associated translation inhibitor RaiA codes for MEIRITGRHVQVTNAMKDYVEKKLSHLEKYFNHIIEAHVIMDIEKKNRHRIEVVLHTNIGKIFGEEETEDMYASIDKVLEKMEVQLKRQKEKIQKHKLKKDIKQAEL; via the coding sequence ATGGAAATACGAATTACAGGCAGGCATGTCCAGGTGACAAACGCAATGAAAGATTATGTTGAAAAAAAATTGTCTCATCTCGAAAAATATTTTAATCATATTATTGAAGCCCATGTGATTATGGATATCGAAAAGAAGAACAGACATAGAATAGAGGTTGTCCTGCACACAAATATAGGGAAGATTTTCGGTGAAGAAGAGACAGAAGATATGTATGCATCTATTGATAAAGTGCTTGAAAAAATGGAAGTCCAGCTGAAACGTCAGAAGGAAAAGATACAGAAACATAAACTAAAAAAAGATATAAAACAGGCAGAATTGTAA
- a CDS encoding PTS sugar transporter subunit IIA encodes MKLMDFLDKRAIIPVLEKRNKEEVVREMVDKLVALGEIKDSEETVRILLEREKLGSTGIGEGVAIPHGKSKDVKKIAAVFAKAKEGVDFEALDGEPVYLFFLLVAPESSTSEHIKALARISRLLKDSNFRKKLKMKQSAEEILSAISEEDKRQP; translated from the coding sequence ATGAAATTGATGGATTTTCTTGACAAGAGGGCAATTATTCCGGTTTTGGAGAAAAGGAATAAAGAAGAAGTTGTAAGGGAAATGGTGGATAAATTAGTAGCGTTGGGCGAGATTAAAGACAGCGAGGAAACAGTAAGAATTTTACTAGAGAGAGAAAAACTCGGCAGTACGGGAATCGGCGAGGGAGTGGCAATACCCCATGGCAAATCAAAGGATGTTAAGAAAATCGCGGCTGTTTTTGCCAAGGCCAAAGAAGGGGTTGACTTTGAAGCCTTAGACGGCGAGCCTGTGTATTTATTTTTTCTTTTGGTTGCCCCTGAGAGTTCTACCAGTGAACATATTAAGGCTTTAGCGAGGATTTCCAGGCTGTTAAAGGATTCTAATTTCAGGAAAAAATTGAAGATGAAACAAAGTGCTGAAGAAATTCTGTCTGCCATATCAGAAGAAGATAAAAGACAGCCATAG
- the rapZ gene encoding RNase adapter RapZ, translated as MQKFKFVIITGLSGAGKTQVVHIFEDLGFFCIDNLLPALIPEFIQICEKSKDKLRRVAIVVDIRGRKFFGGLQDILYRLDDIGFKYEILFLEASDRVILKRFKETRREHPLGGNRPIEENIRLERSYLERIRGKAKKVIDTSNLSLKEFKEEIINVFLKEEKPNKINFNITAFGYKYGLPQDADLIFDVRFLPNPFYIANLRAYSGESRRVRNFILKSKKTRKFLKSLFSFINQMTSFYLTEDRIHVDIGIGCTGGKHRSVVVSSELKKYLVRQKHKVNTVYRDINKE; from the coding sequence ATGCAAAAATTCAAATTTGTTATTATTACAGGATTATCCGGTGCAGGTAAGACCCAGGTGGTCCATATTTTTGAAGATTTGGGTTTTTTCTGCATAGATAATTTGCTCCCGGCACTTATCCCTGAATTTATACAGATATGCGAAAAATCGAAGGACAAATTGCGAAGAGTAGCTATTGTGGTTGATATCCGGGGAAGAAAATTTTTTGGCGGATTACAGGATATCCTTTACAGATTAGATGATATAGGTTTCAAATATGAAATACTTTTTCTTGAGGCGTCCGACAGGGTTATTTTAAAAAGATTCAAGGAGACAAGGAGAGAACATCCGTTAGGGGGAAACCGGCCTATTGAAGAAAATATAAGGCTTGAGAGGTCTTACCTGGAACGAATCAGGGGAAAAGCAAAGAAGGTTATTGATACTTCAAATTTGAGTCTTAAAGAGTTTAAAGAAGAAATCATAAATGTATTTCTAAAAGAAGAAAAACCAAATAAAATTAATTTTAATATAACGGCTTTTGGTTATAAATATGGTTTACCGCAGGACGCGGATTTGATTTTTGATGTCCGTTTTTTGCCTAATCCGTTTTATATCGCAAACCTAAGGGCCTATTCGGGTGAGAGCCGGAGGGTCCGGAATTTCATTCTGAAATCAAAAAAAACAAGAAAATTTTTGAAAAGTTTATTTTCGTTTATTAATCAAATGACTTCATTTTATTTGACAGAAGACAGGATACATGTAGATATAGGTATCGGATGCACGGGAGGAAAACACAGGTCAGTTGTTGTAAGCAGCGAATTAAAAAAATATCTGGTCAGGCAAAAACATAAGGTAAATACCGTGTATCGTGACATAAATAAGGAATAA
- the rpoN gene encoding RNA polymerase factor sigma-54, translating to MKTGLYQTISQKLVLTPRLQQAISLLQMSNMELLLYIRQEMVLNPFLEEITSEENGEEEKNSQNSEILEQDEDENEDEKHDENLKIEDWQELFEENNTSHEEKDKNNFPEKPIEAKTTLFQHLMWQLYMSKLTLDERSLGEIIIGEIDEKGYLRISLEELAETSGVTVNEAERILKVIQTFEPAGVGARNLKECLLLQLGDKSEKEKLARIILENYLEEIENKNYDKIVHHLNRGMEEIKASADLISTLNPYPGSMLEEINNFYIVPDVIVDKVEDEYVVIINDDRLPNLGLNKYYLNLMKNKEKTSYDVSEFLSKKFQSANWLLHCIEQRRLTLYRITKAIVKKQHDFFENGFEYLCPLNLKQIADIVSLHESTVSRTVNNKYVQTPRGIFELKFFFLKGYNTANNELVSTLMVKESVRDIIKNEITPLSDEEIAFMLKQKGINIARRTVSKYRDELKIPTLNKRKIKSRSDHFMERRH from the coding sequence ATGAAAACGGGACTTTATCAGACTATCTCACAAAAATTAGTATTAACGCCAAGGTTACAGCAGGCGATAAGTTTACTGCAAATGTCGAACATGGAACTGCTTCTTTATATCAGGCAGGAAATGGTATTGAATCCCTTTTTGGAAGAAATAACATCTGAAGAAAACGGTGAGGAAGAAAAGAATTCGCAGAATAGTGAAATTTTGGAACAAGACGAAGACGAAAATGAAGATGAAAAACATGATGAAAATCTTAAAATAGAAGACTGGCAGGAATTATTTGAAGAAAATAATACATCACATGAAGAAAAAGATAAAAATAATTTTCCGGAAAAACCTATAGAAGCCAAGACCACTTTGTTCCAACATCTTATGTGGCAATTATATATGAGTAAATTGACATTGGATGAACGTTCGCTTGGCGAGATTATTATCGGTGAAATTGATGAAAAAGGATATTTAAGAATTTCCCTGGAAGAATTGGCGGAAACATCAGGTGTGACCGTTAATGAAGCAGAAAGAATTTTAAAAGTTATCCAGACTTTTGAACCCGCGGGTGTGGGAGCCAGGAATTTAAAGGAATGTTTATTATTGCAGTTAGGAGATAAATCAGAAAAAGAAAAGCTTGCAAGAATAATATTGGAAAATTACCTGGAAGAAATTGAGAATAAAAATTATGATAAAATAGTCCATCATCTGAATAGAGGCATGGAAGAAATTAAAGCATCTGCTGATTTAATTTCCACCTTAAATCCATACCCGGGCAGTATGCTGGAAGAGATAAATAATTTTTATATTGTTCCCGATGTTATTGTGGACAAAGTTGAAGATGAGTATGTAGTTATTATAAATGATGACCGGCTGCCGAATTTAGGTTTAAATAAATATTATTTGAACCTGATGAAAAATAAAGAAAAAACATCTTATGATGTTTCAGAATTTTTGTCCAAAAAATTTCAATCGGCTAATTGGCTGCTGCATTGCATAGAGCAGAGGCGGCTGACTCTATACCGGATTACAAAAGCAATAGTTAAAAAACAGCACGATTTCTTTGAAAATGGATTTGAGTATCTTTGTCCTTTAAATTTAAAGCAGATTGCAGACATAGTTAGCCTGCATGAATCTACCGTAAGCCGGACAGTCAACAATAAATATGTCCAGACACCCAGGGGAATATTTGAACTGAAATTTTTCTTTTTAAAAGGTTATAATACGGCAAACAATGAATTGGTTTCAACTTTAATGGTTAAAGAGTCGGTCAGGGACATTATAAAAAATGAAATTACACCTTTAAGCGATGAAGAAATAGCGTTTATGTTAAAACAAAAGGGGATTAATATCGCGAGGAGAACCGTAAGTAAATACAGAGATGAATTGAAAATTCCCACTTTAAATAAAAGAAAAATCAAGTCACGAAGTGACCACTTTATGGAAAGGAGACACTAA